The proteins below come from a single Prolixibacter sp. NT017 genomic window:
- the metF gene encoding methylenetetrahydrofolate reductase [NAD(P)H], with the protein MKVSDIITQSDKTVFSFELLPPLKGQNADKLYRTIEDLLEFDPKYINITTHRDEMEYRTLPNGLHERRTIRKRPGTVAIAASIQYKYGVPVVPHVVCGGFTKEETENMLIDLNFMGVKNVLALRGDKLKSENIFKPEPKGHAYASDLVKQIVDLRHGKYLDPELKNNTPMDFCIGVAGYPEKHAEATNPDVDLLNLKRKVEAGADYIVTQMFFDNQKYYDFVDKCRAAGITVPIIPGIKPLSRKNQVSVLPGIFSIDIPEEFAKEVRKCKNNDEAREVGTEWAIHQAKDLIAHNAPCLHVYTYGISDNTRQIAKAVF; encoded by the coding sequence ATGAAAGTAAGCGACATTATCACCCAGTCTGATAAAACGGTTTTTTCTTTTGAACTTTTGCCGCCGCTGAAAGGACAGAATGCCGATAAACTTTATCGAACTATCGAAGATTTGCTGGAGTTTGATCCCAAATATATCAACATCACCACCCATCGTGATGAGATGGAATACCGCACATTGCCCAACGGATTGCATGAAAGGCGGACCATTCGGAAAAGACCGGGAACGGTAGCTATTGCAGCTTCCATTCAGTACAAATATGGTGTGCCGGTTGTTCCTCATGTGGTTTGTGGGGGGTTCACGAAGGAAGAGACAGAGAACATGCTCATCGATCTTAATTTCATGGGCGTTAAAAATGTGTTGGCTCTCCGGGGAGATAAACTGAAATCGGAGAATATATTTAAGCCGGAGCCGAAAGGTCACGCTTATGCCAGCGACTTGGTGAAGCAGATTGTCGATTTGCGGCATGGAAAATATCTTGACCCGGAATTGAAAAATAACACTCCCATGGATTTCTGTATTGGTGTGGCGGGTTACCCCGAAAAACATGCAGAAGCAACCAACCCAGATGTGGATTTGCTGAACCTGAAAAGGAAGGTAGAGGCCGGTGCCGATTACATTGTTACCCAAATGTTTTTCGATAACCAGAAATATTACGATTTTGTGGATAAGTGCCGGGCAGCAGGTATTACGGTTCCGATTATTCCGGGCATAAAACCTCTTTCAAGGAAGAACCAGGTTTCGGTGTTGCCGGGAATCTTCAGTATCGATATTCCGGAAGAGTTCGCCAAAGAAGTGAGGAAGTGTAAAAATAATGATGAAGCCCGTGAAGTGGGAACCGAATGGGCCATTCACCAGGCAAAGGATTTGATTGCGCACAACGCGCCATGCTTGCATGTGTACACATACGGAATCTCTGATAATACACGGCAAATTGCCAAAGCGGTATTCTGA
- a CDS encoding T9SS type A sorting domain-containing protein: MKTQANFVDEQAKSENRFYPNPFSEALNIKLVNNLAPVDITIYDITGMAISTISNVTNSRELNLSGLANGIYLLRCVDRQTHQVVDTRKLIKKH; the protein is encoded by the coding sequence ATGAAAACACAAGCAAATTTCGTTGACGAACAAGCAAAATCAGAAAACCGGTTCTACCCCAATCCGTTTAGCGAAGCGCTGAACATCAAGCTCGTCAACAACCTAGCCCCCGTCGACATTACCATTTACGACATAACCGGCATGGCCATTTCAACTATTTCCAACGTAACCAATAGCCGGGAATTAAATCTCTCGGGGTTAGCCAACGGAATATACCTTCTTCGATGCGTCGACAGACAAACACATCAGGTTGTTGATACGCGAAAACTCATAAAGAAACATTAA